A region from the Carcharodon carcharias isolate sCarCar2 chromosome 29, sCarCar2.pri, whole genome shotgun sequence genome encodes:
- the LOC121271112 gene encoding nectin-1-like, with protein sequence MSSVNLAWFVQLALCTVAVTQNIKVDDFIMGNAGEGLKLPCHFISNDSNVTVVQVMWLRQAGPMSENLAVYNPFLGTSYPTPLGRVTFHNASSRNCTLTINPLELADEGLYSCEVNVFPTGKHESHINLTVLVKPINSIITFPTDTGLSEALVATCTAANGKPAADITWVAKVPGAVTSSQTEHPDRTVTITSQYRISATREANGEKLTCVVSHKALRDRVSLPVTISVRYPPEVSITGYDANWHVNRHNVSLSCIAEANPPATTYHWTMTTGPVPKSARGEGNHLFIDQVDRSVNGTWVCEATNAVGKGKGRIAVVVREVDSSAGKSIGSTLVYIVLGTVVGTLLIALFLAVVIAKKRRKIEGTKSKAKHSPQKRNHIIVHATLNLNVVDGDNPARRENREAEATVNADMLSDLFPGYAGWHHALNWSLCVFHCFCVLGQVQTRIETALG encoded by the exons ATGAGTTCAGTTAATCTCGCCTGGTTTGTCCAGCTGGCTCTTTGCACAG TCGCGGTAACACAGAACATTAAAGTCGATGATTTTATAATGGGGAATGCTGGTGAAGGCCTGAAACTCCCCTGCCATTTCATCAGCAATGACTCCAACGTTACAGTCGTGCAGGTGATGTGGCTGAGACAAGCTGGGCCAATGAGTGAGAACCTGGCCGTGTACAACCCGTTCTTGGGGACCAGTTACCCGACCCCATTGGGGAGAGTCACCTTCCACAACGCATCTTCCCGGAACTGCACCCTGACAATCAACCCTTTAGAATTGGCTGATGAAGGCTTGTACAGCTGTGAGGTGAACGTATTCCCCACTGGAAAGCACGAATCCCACATCAACTTAACAGTCCTGG TGAAGCCCATCAATAGCATCATCACCTTCCCAACAGACACTGGGTTGTCAGAAGCCCTGGTCGCCACTTGCACAGCAGCCAATGGGAAGCCGGCAGCTGATATAACATGGGTGGCCAAAGTCCCAGGGGCAGTCACGTCGAGTCAGACCGAACATCCAGACCGGACAGTCACCATCACCAGCCAGTACAGAATATCGGCCACCAGGGAGGCCAATGGGGAGAAGTTGACATGCGTAGTATCCCACAAGGCATTGAGAGATCGGGTGAGCTTACCAGTGACAATATCAGTCCGAT ACCCTCCGGAGGTGTCGATTACAGGATATGACGCCAATTGGCATGTAAACAGACACAATGTCAGCCTCAGCTGCATTGCTGAGGCAAATCCTCCAGCAACAACCTACCACTGGACAAT GACCACGGGACCAGTGCCTAAAAGTGCTCGAGGAGAAGGAAATCATCTATTTATAGATCAAGTGGATCGCTCGGTCAATGGAACCTGGGTCTGTGAAGCCACAAACGCCGTTgggaaagggaagggaagaaTTGCAGTTGTAGTGAGAGAGGTGGACTCCAGTGCAG GCAAGTCAATTGGATCCACCTTGGTGTACATTGTCCTGGGGACGGTTGTTGGGACGTTGTTGATCGCTCTCTTTCTAGCCGTTGTGATAGCGAAGAAAAGACGGAAAATTGAGG GCACCAAATCAAAAGCTAAACATTCACCACAAAAG CGGAACCATATTATTGTTCACGCAACTCTCAACCTGAACGTAGTGGATGGTGATAACCCTGCAAGGAGAGAGAACCGGGAAGCAGAAGCAACGGTGAACGCGGAT